Proteins from a single region of Acanthochromis polyacanthus isolate Apoly-LR-REF ecotype Palm Island chromosome 11, KAUST_Apoly_ChrSc, whole genome shotgun sequence:
- the wipf3 gene encoding WAS/WASL-interacting protein family member 3 isoform X1 codes for MPVPPPPPPPPPAAPPPPPPSAALPQCPLEPPKPQAGGGGGGRNALLADIQKGAKLKKVTQVNDRSAPVVDKPKTNTGDVPGNVGASHGSSGGAAPVGPSLSGLFAGGFPTLRPIGQRDLVGKTPVSRSSSSASMKPLWNPPTSADSSSPPEPHRTAELQSSTHRLLGPSSSAPPSPSHGSRHPPPFPASPPPPPPPPPTCAPPPPPPPQAFQANKPPPLPSCPPPLPPSQVTKPTWLPIQHSHHTSVSQPSTPPPPPPSAFQTPSPVPGDRSSGCFYPPPPPPPTAFSEPSRFPNLRDSPLGPPPPPPPLPASFTPSCPSTLPPPPPKLAPVSSPAVRSLPPSYPCNAPTRRPPAVPRSAGVGRLAPPPAPPTRSPSTELSTRIPPPPPPPPLPPSGLRNGHLHSLADDFESKFQFHPIEDLPPPDEFKPFPRIYPSKENRVNPKPPAIRTHLR; via the exons ATGCCGGTCCCCCCTCCTCCGCCTCCGCCTCCCCCAGCCGCCCCTCCACCACCTCCCCCCAGTGCTGCTCTGCCACAG TGTCCGTTGGAGCCTCCTAAGCCGCAggctggtggaggaggaggtggaaggaATGCCCTGTTGGCCGACATCCAGAAAGGAGCCAAGCTCAAGAAAGTCACACAGGTCAACGACCGCAGTGCCCCTGTTGTCGATA AACCAAAGACTAACACAGGGGATGTACCTGGAAATGTTGGCGCCTCTCATGGCTCATCAGGCGGGGCGGCACCCGTGGGACCCTCTTTGAGTGGACTTTTTGCTGGAGGGTTCCCTACTCTGAGGCCCATAGGACAGAGAGACTTAGTGGGCAAGACTCCAG tgtctcGATCGAGCTCTTCGGCCTCAATGAAGCCTCTCTGGAATCCTCCCACATCCGCCGACTCCAGCAGCCCTCCAGAACCTCACAGGACAGCAGAGCTCCAGAGCTCCACCCACCGTCTGCTCGGTCCCTCATCCTCCGCTCCTCCGTCACCTTCTCACGGCAGCAGGCACCCGCCTCCTTTCCCTGCCTCGCCTCCACCGCCGCCTCCGCCCCCGCCTACCTGCGCTCCTCCCCCGCCTCCCCCACCTCAAGCCTTTCAGGCCAACAAgccccctcctctcccctcgTGTCCTccccctctgcctccctcccagGTTACCAAGCCCACATGGCTCCCCATCCAGCACTCTCACCACACATCTGTCTCCCAGCCCTCTACTCCTCCACCCCCTCCTCCATCAGCTTTCCAGACTCCTTCACCCGTCCCAGGCGATCGCTCCTCAGGATGCTTCTAccctccgcctcctcctcctcctacggCCTTCTCAGAACCCTCTAGGTTCCCCAATCTGCGTGACAGCCCCCTTggacctccacctcctcctccaccgctCCCAGCTTCCTTCACTCCCAGCTGCCCGTCCACCCTCCCTCCACCACCGCCCAAACTGGCCCCAGTGTCCTCCCCAGCCGTGCGCTCTCTGCCGCCCTCGTACCCCTGCAACGCTCCAACTCGACGGCCACCAGCTGTGCCTAGAAGTGCAG GTGTGGGTCGACtcgctcctcctccagctcctccgaCACGTTCCCCCTCCACAGAATTATCCACCCGCATTCctccccctccaccaccacctccccTGCCTCCATCCGGTCTCAGGAATGGACACCTGCACAGCCTGG CAGATGACTTTGAATCCAAGTTCCAGTTCCACCCCATAGAAGACTTACCTCCGCCCGATGAATTCAAGCCTTTCCCTCGGATCTACcccagcaaagaaaacagag TGAACCCCAAACCACCAGCAATCAGGACACACCTCAGATGA
- the wipf3 gene encoding WAS/WASL-interacting protein family member 3 isoform X2 gives MPVPPPPPPPPPAAPPPPPPSAALPQCPLEPPKPQAGGGGGGRNALLADIQKGAKLKKVTQVNDRSAPVVDKPKTNTGDVPGNVGASHGSSGGAAPVGPSLSGLFAGGFPTLRPIGQRDLVGKTPVSRSSSSASMKPLWNPPTSADSSSPPEPHRTAELQSSTHRLLGPSSSAPPSPSHGSRHPPPFPASPPPPPPPPPTCAPPPPPPPQAFQANKPPPLPSCPPPLPPSQVTKPTWLPIQHSHHTSVSQPSTPPPPPPSAFQTPSPVPGDRSSGCFYPPPPPPPTAFSEPSRFPNLRDSPLGPPPPPPPLPASFTPSCPSTLPPPPPKLAPVSSPAVRSLPPSYPCNAPTRRPPAVPRSAGVGRLAPPPAPPTRSPSTELSTRIPPPPPPPPLPPSGLRNGHLHSLDDFESKFQFHPIEDLPPPDEFKPFPRIYPSKENRVNPKPPAIRTHLR, from the exons ATGCCGGTCCCCCCTCCTCCGCCTCCGCCTCCCCCAGCCGCCCCTCCACCACCTCCCCCCAGTGCTGCTCTGCCACAG TGTCCGTTGGAGCCTCCTAAGCCGCAggctggtggaggaggaggtggaaggaATGCCCTGTTGGCCGACATCCAGAAAGGAGCCAAGCTCAAGAAAGTCACACAGGTCAACGACCGCAGTGCCCCTGTTGTCGATA AACCAAAGACTAACACAGGGGATGTACCTGGAAATGTTGGCGCCTCTCATGGCTCATCAGGCGGGGCGGCACCCGTGGGACCCTCTTTGAGTGGACTTTTTGCTGGAGGGTTCCCTACTCTGAGGCCCATAGGACAGAGAGACTTAGTGGGCAAGACTCCAG tgtctcGATCGAGCTCTTCGGCCTCAATGAAGCCTCTCTGGAATCCTCCCACATCCGCCGACTCCAGCAGCCCTCCAGAACCTCACAGGACAGCAGAGCTCCAGAGCTCCACCCACCGTCTGCTCGGTCCCTCATCCTCCGCTCCTCCGTCACCTTCTCACGGCAGCAGGCACCCGCCTCCTTTCCCTGCCTCGCCTCCACCGCCGCCTCCGCCCCCGCCTACCTGCGCTCCTCCCCCGCCTCCCCCACCTCAAGCCTTTCAGGCCAACAAgccccctcctctcccctcgTGTCCTccccctctgcctccctcccagGTTACCAAGCCCACATGGCTCCCCATCCAGCACTCTCACCACACATCTGTCTCCCAGCCCTCTACTCCTCCACCCCCTCCTCCATCAGCTTTCCAGACTCCTTCACCCGTCCCAGGCGATCGCTCCTCAGGATGCTTCTAccctccgcctcctcctcctcctacggCCTTCTCAGAACCCTCTAGGTTCCCCAATCTGCGTGACAGCCCCCTTggacctccacctcctcctccaccgctCCCAGCTTCCTTCACTCCCAGCTGCCCGTCCACCCTCCCTCCACCACCGCCCAAACTGGCCCCAGTGTCCTCCCCAGCCGTGCGCTCTCTGCCGCCCTCGTACCCCTGCAACGCTCCAACTCGACGGCCACCAGCTGTGCCTAGAAGTGCAG GTGTGGGTCGACtcgctcctcctccagctcctccgaCACGTTCCCCCTCCACAGAATTATCCACCCGCATTCctccccctccaccaccacctccccTGCCTCCATCCGGTCTCAGGAATGGACACCTGCACAGCCTGG ATGACTTTGAATCCAAGTTCCAGTTCCACCCCATAGAAGACTTACCTCCGCCCGATGAATTCAAGCCTTTCCCTCGGATCTACcccagcaaagaaaacagag TGAACCCCAAACCACCAGCAATCAGGACACACCTCAGATGA
- the oxnad1 gene encoding oxidoreductase NAD-binding domain-containing protein 1 → MSVPCFLSAAARSFSLSSPATGLLCCRLLGHSSSIRRNMSSKRQMDHLERTANNYRQNTLYPAEVCGITNESDTVKRLRIAVHPDFIFKAGQWVDFFIPGVETVGGFSMCSSPGLLQREGVIELAVKYAKHPPAHWVHTTCTVGSSVAMRVGGEFFFDPSPSDPSVDLLLVAGGVGINPLYSILLHTTDLLRLNQTSGGRDYAIGSAHLCYSAKNTQELLFKSSIIEACREFPDKFSCDFHVTQQSTDVDPHLQPFIKRGRIAEEELRAHVDPQRTMCYLCGPPPMIEAISKTLMDFGLPKDRILFEKWW, encoded by the exons ATGAGCGTCCCCTGTTTCTTGTCCGCCGCTGCCCGGAGCTTCAGCCTCTCCAGTCCGGCCACCGGTCTGCTCTGCTGCCGGCTACTGGGCCACAGCTCTTCCATAAG aAGGAATATGTCCTCCAAAAGACAAATGGACCATTTAGAGAGGACAGCGAACAACTACAGACAAAAT ACTCTGTATCCAGCTGAAGTATGTGGAATCACAAACGAGTCGGACACAGTAAAACGATTGAGAATAGCCGTCCATCCAGATTTCATCTTTAAAGCAGGGCAGTG GGTGGATTTCTTCATCCCTGGTGTGGAAACGGTGGGAGGTTTCTCCATGTGCTCCAGCCCGGGTTTGCTGCAGCGGGAAGGCGTGATTGAATTGGCCGTCAAATACGCCAAACACCCACCAGCACACTGGGTCCACACTACG TGTACAGTAGGCTCCAGTGTGGCCATGCGTGTCGGTGGAGAATTCTTCTTTGACCCATCACCCTCTGACCCCTCCGTGGATTTGCTGCTGGTGGCGGGTGGTGTAGGGATCAACCCCCTGTACTCTATTCTGCTCCACACGACAGATCTGCTGCGTCTCAACCAAACCTCGGGTGGTCGTGATTACGCCATCGGCTCTGCACACCTCTGTTACAGCGCCAAGAACACCCAAGAACTGCTCTTCAAG AGCTCTATCATCGAGGCATGTCGGGAGTTCCCTGACAAGTTCTCCTGCGATTTCCACGTCACGCAACAGAGCACAGATGTCGACCCACACCTCCAGCCATTTATCAAGC GCGGGAGAATCGCAGAGGAGGAGTTGCGGGCTCATGTGGACCCACAAAGGACTATGTGTTACTTGTGCGGACCCCCGCCCATGATTGAAGCAATTTCAAAAACCCTCATGGACTTCGGTCTCCCAAAAGACAGGATCCTCTTTGAGAAGTGGTGGTAG
- the rftn1a gene encoding raftlin gives MGCRLPKLRKAEERRSPGNIYSTLRRPQVETKVGVAYTYHFLDFLLGKEEVPVSSVLCLSSVRELPVQVRELYAQGFVLVAVHPFVHPCGPRHAHIQRQLHRAVLVRETPSSEKSQLRWARNRLETDVCVAGHQAADPEVIQSYVKRIQDVAEQGVMFVGFLQQPGGGPCFLGQWDPEELSSLHSSPSPIHRHPFSVNTSPTDPEDPYRNGAEPDRCSSEPQELDHGDTEYNHNTLEAREPDFSPLKSTRNLEHNTGETNEHTSTSQIGLKDSTNEPQNHIKLSAEAVQNPADVQESQQRPQETASTIRPEECSPPDAERNFSGCTENNFNLSNQRETQSSSSESWLSSPELDHNCDRKSSSTRADGQSRVTTHNNNNHIRLNGSEKDKGATSPPAQARMQLFALYNHTEDLNTSLRFYSLRVPLRVQKEAGLITEVDAHWLDHMTQHFTSGARLIDGFFHLGSDNDNGVSSVDSVFIFQSSAEETTNTSYDAIVVEQWTVVDGVVVKADYIPLLQSLAPYGWRLMCVLPTPIVKTNSDGSLSTKQILFLQRPILQRKRKDFKMLNLRGRSKEKKNSTGEMLEERENRSPVVETEMDRLGRNTKEEEEAEGRKSRDSGRASLQKGGEDPELQKGFLFLSDSRISVEDQEEETDIDRIPLSKQEKSVRWTDFCQGDDGGVKEEVRTEERIKQQLFSGVC, from the exons AGGTGCCGGTGTCATCCGTGCTTTGTCTGTCCTCGGTCAGAGAGCTGCCGGTTCAGGTCAGGGAACTCTACGCGCAGGGCTTCGTCCTGGTTGCCGTCCACCCCTTTGTTCACCCCTGCGGCCCTCGACACGCACACATCCAGCGCCAGCTCCACCGGGCCGTGCTGGTGCGAGAGACACCGAG CTCAGAGAAAAGCCAGCTGAGATGGGCGAGAAATCGTCTGgagacagatgtgtgtgtggcgGGTCACCAGGCCGCCGACCCAGAGGTGATCCAGAGTTATGTCAAGAGG ATCCAGGATGTAGCGGAGCAAGGGGTGATGTTTGTGGGCTTTCTCCAGCAGCCAGGTGGAGGACCCTGCTTCTTAGGGCAATGGGATCCAGAGGAGCTGTCATCCTTACACTCGAGCCCCTCACCCATACACCGACACCCTTTCAGTGTCAACACCAGCCCAACAGATCCTGAAGATCCGTATCGAAACGGTGCAGAACCTGATCGGTGCTCCTCTGAACCTCAAGAGTTAGATCATGGTGATACTGAATATAACCACAACACTTTGGAGGCCAGAGAACCAGACTTCAGCCCGTTGAAATCCACCCGTAATTTAGAGCACAACACAGGAGAGACTAATGAACACACTTCAACCTCACAGATTGGCCTCAAAGACTCAACAAACGAACCtcaaaatcacatcaaacttagCGCAGAAGCGGTTCAAAACCCAGCAGATGTCCAGGAGAGCCAGCAAAGGCCTCAAGAAACTGCAAGTACAATAAGGCCAGAGGAGTGTAGTCCACCAGACGCTGAACGGAACTTCAGTGGATGCACAGAGAATAATTTTAACCTTTCCAACCAGAGAGAAACTCAAAGTTCAAGCTCAGAGAGCTGGCTCAGCTCCCCAGAACTGGATCATAACTGCGATAGAAAGTCCAGCTCCACTCGTGCAGATGGgcaaagcagagtaacaacgcacaacaacaacaaccatatCAGGCTGAACGGTTCAGAGAAAGACAAAGGGGCGACTTCACCACCAGCGCAGGCTA GGATGCAGCTCTTTGCTTTGTACAACCATACAGAGGATCTGAACACCTCTCTGAGGTTCTACTCACTCAGGGTGCCACTGCGAGTACAAAAGGAGGCAGGACTAATCACAGAAGTCGACGCTCACTGGCTTGACCACATGACTCAGCATTTCACCAGCGGAGCACGCCTCATTGATGGCTTTTTCCACCTTGGAAGCGACAACG ACAATGGGGTCTCATCTGTGGATAGTGTGTTCATCTTCCAGAGCTCTGCGGAGGAGACCACAAACACCTCCTACGATGCTATTGTGGTGGAGCAGTGGACCGTTGTGGAT GGTGTTGTGGTGAAGGCAGACTACATCCCGTTGCTCCAGTCTTTAGCTCCATATGGATGGCGGCTGATGTGTGTGTTACCTACACCAATTGTCAAGACAAACAG TGATGGGAGTTTGTCGACCAAGCAAATCCTTTTCCTTCAAAGGCCCATTTTGCAGCGCAAGAGAAAAGACTTCAAG ATGCTGAACCTCAGGGGTCGCagcaaggaaaagaaaaactctaCTGGAGAAAtgctggaggagagagagaacaggTCCCCGGTGGTAGAAACAGAGATGGACAGGTTGGGACGAAACacaaaggaagaggaagaggcagaagggAGGAAGAGCAGGGACAGCGGAAGAGCGAGTCTTCAGAAAGGTGGAGAGGATCCTGAACTTCAAAAGGGCTTCTTGTTCCTATCAGACAGCAGGATTTCTGTTGAAGACCAGGAGGAGGAAACTGACATTGACAGGATCCCACTGTCCAAGCAGGAGAAGTCAGTGAGATGGACAGATTTCTGTCAGGGAGATGATGGAGGGGTCAAGGAGGAGGTGAGGACGGAGGAGCGGATCAAACAGCAGCTATTTTCTGGTGTCTGTTGA